A stretch of Dyella sp. BiH032 DNA encodes these proteins:
- a CDS encoding polysaccharide deacetylase family protein, producing the protein MPTLLRRAPDASRRLHALLCLLCLSLCVPLAAVGTDASPVGDQPKVAILVYHRFADRMNDGMTVRMSTFEAQLAYLHARGYRIVPLREVLAWLRDPAAKLPPRAVVLTVDDGHRSVYEALLPVARRERLPVTLFIYPSAISNAPYAMTWEQLRELHATHLFDIQSHTYWHPNFKMERRQRDPADYLAFVDAQLLRSKARLERELGVPVDLLAWPFGVHDPLLHDRAAQAGYVAGFTLEARLVHRGDAIMALPRFLMTDAVTPSALARLLGERERPPEPVNSL; encoded by the coding sequence ATGCCGACCCTCCTGCGGCGCGCGCCCGATGCGTCGCGGCGCCTGCACGCCCTCCTCTGCCTGCTTTGCCTGTCCCTCTGCGTGCCGCTGGCCGCCGTCGGCACCGATGCCTCGCCTGTCGGCGACCAGCCGAAAGTGGCGATCCTGGTCTATCACCGCTTCGCCGATCGCATGAACGACGGCATGACGGTGCGCATGTCCACGTTCGAAGCCCAGCTGGCCTACCTGCACGCGCGCGGCTATCGCATCGTACCGCTGCGCGAGGTGCTGGCCTGGCTGCGCGATCCGGCCGCCAAGCTGCCGCCACGAGCCGTCGTGCTGACCGTCGACGATGGGCATCGCTCCGTGTACGAGGCCTTGCTGCCCGTTGCTCGACGCGAGCGCTTGCCGGTGACGCTGTTCATCTATCCCTCGGCGATCTCCAACGCGCCCTATGCCATGACTTGGGAGCAGCTGCGCGAACTGCATGCGACTCACCTGTTCGACATCCAGTCGCATACCTATTGGCACCCCAACTTCAAAATGGAACGCCGGCAGCGCGATCCGGCGGATTACCTGGCGTTCGTCGACGCCCAGCTGCTTCGTTCAAAGGCCAGGCTCGAACGCGAGCTGGGCGTGCCGGTCGACCTGCTTGCGTGGCCGTTCGGCGTGCATGACCCGCTGCTGCACGACCGGGCGGCGCAAGCGGGGTATGTCGCCGGATTCACGCTCGAGGCACGACTCGTACATCGCGGCGACGCGATCATGGCCCTGCCCCGTTTCCTGATGACGGATGCCGTCACGCCCAGCGCTCTTGCCCGCCTGCTGGGAGAGCGGGAACGCCCCCCGGAGCCAGTGAATTCGTTATGA
- a CDS encoding LysR substrate-binding domain-containing protein — protein sequence MSDSLLSLNGLMEPLRGFVAVGRHMSVTAAAAELCLTQSAVSRQVQALESRLGVRLLRRGHRSIGFTAEGERLFRSADLALRQLQETLAAVAPAPEQRPVTVSASIGVTGLWLLPRMGRFQQRHPGIDLRVAAGNRLVDLRAENVDLAIRYCARADAPPGAEHLFGEQLVPVARPAAGVRRWRSAADVEGQVLLEYDDDRRPWLQWRAWFEARGWKVRPKAMLRFNQYDQVVHAAAAGQGVALGRMPLLELWFEERRLRALDAPRPPSGTDHAYWLIRAQSSPRAHVRAVAEWLVEEAGIGRKESRR from the coding sequence ATGTCAGATAGCCTGCTTTCGCTCAACGGATTGATGGAGCCGCTCCGCGGCTTCGTTGCGGTCGGGCGGCACATGAGCGTCACCGCGGCCGCCGCCGAGCTGTGCCTCACCCAGTCCGCGGTGAGCCGGCAGGTGCAGGCGCTGGAAAGCCGGCTGGGCGTGCGGCTGCTGCGCCGCGGGCATCGCTCGATCGGCTTTACCGCGGAGGGCGAGCGGCTGTTTCGCAGCGCGGACCTGGCATTGCGCCAACTGCAGGAAACCCTGGCCGCCGTCGCGCCCGCCCCGGAGCAGCGACCGGTGACCGTCAGCGCGAGCATCGGCGTGACCGGGTTGTGGCTGCTGCCGCGCATGGGCCGGTTCCAGCAGCGCCATCCCGGCATCGACCTGCGCGTGGCGGCGGGCAACCGGCTGGTGGATCTGCGCGCGGAGAACGTGGACCTGGCGATCCGTTACTGCGCGCGCGCCGACGCGCCGCCCGGCGCCGAGCACCTGTTCGGCGAACAGCTGGTGCCGGTCGCCCGGCCGGCAGCGGGCGTGCGCCGCTGGCGCAGCGCTGCCGACGTGGAGGGGCAGGTCCTGCTCGAGTACGACGACGACCGGCGTCCCTGGCTGCAGTGGCGGGCCTGGTTCGAGGCGCGCGGCTGGAAGGTCCGGCCCAAGGCGATGCTGCGCTTCAATCAATACGACCAGGTGGTGCATGCCGCTGCGGCCGGCCAGGGCGTCGCGCTCGGGCGTATGCCGCTGCTGGAACTGTGGTTCGAGGAGCGGCGGCTCCGCGCGCTGGATGCGCCGCGTCCACCGTCCGGCACCGACCATGCCTACTGGCTGATCCGCGCGCAGTCGTCGCCGCGAGCCCACGTTCGCGCCGTGGCGGAATGGCTGGTCGAGGAGGCCGGCATCGGCCGGAAGGAGTCCCGCCGCTGA
- a CDS encoding CmcJ/NvfI family oxidoreductase → MNYTFALSAPPSPPAVRATLSYLAPNEQAPVHYAFEPPPGTPWESARYDDCPVDIGDARQWRNRPSVHREGFALWNAPTALRDHGDDEEIRRVYYPELEALALAATGGQRAYVFDHLVRESAPVASLDFGRSARGRAAAPNARIHNDYTERSGRLRLALVLGEDAGIGAGPRYCIVNLWRSLRGPVLDTPLAVCDARSVDASDLVEAEVRYPRRTGAIYVALRSPRHRWWHYPGMDRHEVLVFKQYDSQWSGVARLVPHAAFAHPEAPAGAPPRLSIEARCLVLFDERQGSVS, encoded by the coding sequence ATGAATTACACCTTCGCCCTTTCCGCGCCGCCGTCGCCGCCGGCGGTGCGCGCCACGCTCAGTTATCTCGCGCCGAATGAGCAGGCGCCGGTGCACTACGCCTTCGAACCGCCGCCGGGCACGCCGTGGGAAAGCGCTCGCTATGACGATTGCCCGGTCGACATCGGTGACGCTCGCCAGTGGCGAAACCGACCGTCGGTGCATCGTGAGGGCTTCGCGCTGTGGAATGCCCCGACGGCGCTGCGCGACCATGGCGACGATGAGGAAATCCGCCGCGTCTACTACCCGGAGCTGGAGGCGCTGGCCCTGGCCGCGACGGGCGGGCAGCGGGCGTACGTGTTCGATCACCTGGTGCGCGAGAGCGCCCCGGTCGCGTCGCTCGACTTCGGCCGGTCGGCGCGTGGGCGGGCCGCGGCGCCCAATGCACGCATCCACAACGACTACACCGAACGCTCCGGCCGCCTGCGCCTGGCTCTCGTGCTGGGCGAAGATGCCGGCATCGGCGCGGGGCCGCGCTATTGCATCGTCAATCTCTGGCGTTCGTTGCGCGGGCCGGTGCTGGATACGCCGCTGGCGGTCTGCGACGCCCGCAGCGTCGATGCCTCCGATCTGGTCGAAGCCGAGGTGCGCTATCCGCGGCGCACCGGGGCGATCTATGTCGCGCTGCGCTCGCCGCGCCACCGCTGGTGGCATTACCCCGGAATGGATCGCCACGAGGTGCTGGTCTTCAAACAGTACGACTCGCAGTGGAGCGGCGTCGCGCGGCTGGTGCCGCATGCGGCCTTCGCCCACCCCGAGGCGCCGGCTGGCGCGCCGCCGCGCCTGAGCATCGAGGCGCGTTGCCTGGTCCTGTTCGATGAACGACAAGGGAGTGTTTCATGA
- a CDS encoding 2-hydroxychromene-2-carboxylate isomerase, which yields MIECWFEFGSNYSYLSVMRIEQEAAVRGVRVVWRPFLLGPIFKAMGWDSSPFVLQKAKGDYVWQDMPRQCRKYGLPWQQPSRFPRRALLPMRVALLGEEQPWMAEYCRRVMRMNFGEDRDIDNPEAVREALEGLGVSADELLREAASDEVKQRLRERTEAAAARGVFGAPTFFVRGERYWGNDRLEDALEAAMGAVAW from the coding sequence ATGATCGAGTGCTGGTTCGAGTTCGGTAGCAATTACAGCTATCTGTCCGTGATGCGCATCGAGCAGGAGGCGGCCGTCCGCGGCGTGCGCGTGGTCTGGCGGCCGTTCCTGCTGGGGCCCATCTTCAAGGCGATGGGCTGGGACAGCTCTCCCTTCGTGTTGCAGAAAGCCAAGGGCGACTACGTGTGGCAGGACATGCCGCGGCAGTGCCGCAAGTACGGCCTGCCATGGCAGCAGCCCAGCCGGTTTCCCCGGCGCGCACTGCTGCCGATGCGCGTGGCGCTGCTGGGCGAGGAGCAGCCGTGGATGGCCGAATACTGCCGGCGCGTGATGCGGATGAACTTCGGCGAAGACCGCGATATCGACAACCCGGAAGCCGTGCGCGAAGCGCTCGAAGGTCTCGGGGTATCCGCCGACGAGTTGCTGCGCGAGGCTGCGAGTGACGAGGTGAAGCAGCGCTTGCGCGAGCGGACGGAAGCCGCGGCGGCGAGGGGCGTCTTCGGCGCGCCGACGTTCTTCGTGCGCGGCGAGCGGTATTGGGGGAACGACCGCCTGGAGGATGCGTTGGAGGCGGCGATGGGGGCGGTGGCGTGGTGA
- a CDS encoding SGNH/GDSL hydrolase family protein: MPRQLLKLVLLGSLCALFAPAWSHPPTASASHWVAAWGAAVDSPGPHLSDQTVRQVVRISAGGSAVRIRLSNLFGAGPVTIGPARIALRAQGSSTVAGSDHAVSFGGKRTVTVPKGESVLSDPMAMDVKPLQELTVSLYIPATATPGPSTLHNAGLATTYLTETGDATAATSFPGTEVHGSRFFLSDVEVAGPDERHAVVAFGDSITDGVGARSDTYERWPDHFAERLRADPGLAKVAVVNSGIGGNRVLNDGFGPSAQARFDRDALDKPGVRWIVLLEGINDIGGSGQPGTPADNVSAEQIIEGMKQLIARAHAKGVKIYGATLTPFGGAGWPYHSSRNEKKREAVNAWIRDGGAFDGVADFDKAIRDPAHPDRMLPTYDSGDHLHPNGAGFDAMAKAVDLDWFRR, encoded by the coding sequence ATGCCCCGTCAGTTGCTCAAGCTCGTCCTGCTCGGTTCGCTGTGCGCCCTGTTCGCGCCGGCATGGAGCCATCCGCCCACAGCATCCGCATCGCACTGGGTCGCGGCCTGGGGCGCGGCTGTGGATTCGCCAGGACCGCACCTGTCCGACCAGACCGTGCGGCAGGTGGTGCGGATCAGCGCCGGCGGCTCGGCCGTACGCATCCGGCTGTCCAATCTGTTCGGCGCGGGCCCCGTGACGATCGGGCCGGCGCGGATCGCACTGCGCGCGCAGGGTTCGTCCACCGTAGCCGGCAGCGACCATGCCGTGTCCTTCGGCGGAAAGCGCACCGTCACCGTCCCCAAGGGCGAGAGCGTGCTGAGCGACCCCATGGCGATGGACGTGAAGCCGCTGCAGGAACTGACGGTCAGCCTCTACATCCCGGCCACGGCCACGCCCGGCCCGTCCACGCTGCACAACGCCGGCCTCGCCACCACTTACCTCACCGAAACCGGCGATGCCACGGCGGCCACGAGCTTTCCCGGCACGGAAGTGCACGGCAGCCGCTTCTTCCTCAGCGACGTGGAAGTCGCCGGCCCGGATGAACGGCACGCAGTGGTGGCCTTCGGCGATTCGATCACCGACGGCGTGGGTGCCAGGTCCGACACCTACGAGCGCTGGCCGGACCATTTCGCCGAACGCCTGCGCGCCGACCCCGGGCTGGCCAAGGTCGCCGTGGTCAACTCCGGCATCGGCGGCAACCGCGTGCTCAACGACGGCTTCGGCCCCAGCGCGCAGGCGCGCTTCGACCGCGACGCGCTGGACAAGCCCGGGGTGCGCTGGATCGTGCTGCTGGAAGGCATCAACGACATCGGCGGCTCCGGCCAGCCGGGGACGCCGGCGGACAACGTGTCGGCCGAGCAGATCATCGAGGGCATGAAGCAATTGATCGCCCGCGCGCACGCCAAGGGCGTGAAGATCTACGGCGCGACCCTCACGCCGTTCGGTGGCGCGGGCTGGCCGTACCACTCGTCGCGTAACGAGAAAAAGCGCGAAGCGGTGAATGCATGGATCCGCGACGGCGGCGCCTTCGATGGTGTCGCGGATTTCGACAAGGCCATCCGCGATCCCGCGCATCCGGACCGGATGCTGCCTACCTACGACAGCGGCGATCACCTGCACCCGAACGGCGCGGGTTTCGATGCGATGGCCAAAGCCGTCGATCTCGACTGGTTCCGCCGCTAA
- a CDS encoding secreted signal peptide protein: protein MSSLVRRLPLVALLGCLLSAGTAAAENCSTALRDPGSRAATAAPAACTRIGPVALGMSEAQVNAALGRPEYASGAAAPHPFRVYVYPRDLAATLARQPQPETEVSHSELRVVFQDHKVVALSAISDARTPLPFGLGDVRLGQPMNAIAGATGAQLRWNATRDEAFIDRMPLSFDVDDGNGEAYGVHVATDMAALGLGPVTQFHLRKDGGQGRVTGFRISVDALTDAH, encoded by the coding sequence ATGTCGTCCCTTGTTCGTCGGCTCCCGCTCGTTGCGCTGCTCGGCTGCCTGCTCTCGGCGGGCACGGCCGCGGCGGAGAATTGCAGCACCGCATTGCGCGATCCCGGCAGCCGTGCCGCGACGGCCGCGCCCGCGGCCTGCACCCGTATCGGCCCCGTGGCGCTGGGGATGAGCGAGGCACAGGTGAATGCCGCGCTGGGCCGCCCGGAGTATGCGTCCGGTGCGGCTGCGCCTCATCCCTTCCGCGTGTACGTCTATCCGCGCGACCTGGCCGCCACGCTGGCCAGGCAGCCGCAACCGGAGACTGAGGTTTCCCACAGCGAGCTGCGCGTCGTATTCCAGGACCACAAAGTCGTCGCGCTGTCGGCCATCTCCGATGCGCGCACGCCCTTGCCGTTCGGGCTCGGCGACGTACGCCTCGGCCAGCCGATGAACGCGATCGCCGGCGCCACCGGTGCCCAGCTCCGCTGGAACGCCACCCGCGACGAGGCCTTCATCGACCGGATGCCGCTGTCGTTCGACGTGGACGATGGCAATGGCGAAGCCTATGGCGTGCACGTGGCGACGGACATGGCTGCGCTCGGGCTGGGCCCGGTGACGCAGTTCCATTTGCGCAAGGACGGCGGGCAGGGGCGTGTGACGGGATTCCGCATCAGCGTGGATGCCCTGACCGACGCGCACTGA
- a CDS encoding type I secretion system permease/ATPase, which produces MVETTDTGLMALTLLARRQGVATTAALLAHDLALAGRHASSDELLVAATRLGLPARIVRRKGRRFLHDLDGPVMLRLKEGGYAILRKRKDGILHLHDPRAHAGRPLTADEILERWSGEAILVGLKSAAAAENRTLGFAWFLDAMRRYRKPFGHVVVASVFVQVFALVTPLLFQVIIDKVLVHKSVTTLYVVAAAMVLIGLFDVTLQYLRSYVVAHTSSRLDVEIGSKLLHRLFSLPLAYFEKRPVGQTIARVRELENIRAFLTGPGLTSGIDTLFAVLLLVAMLAYSATLTGIVVAMVLVNVLTVAVIRPLLRQRIREKFYHGAESHQFLVEAVAGAPTIKAAAIEPLVVRQWEEKLATYVRSAFKVVMLNNVGQNIVLYLNKLTTALILLFGARAAIAGDMTVGGLVAFNMIANQLLAPVVRLSNFWQEFQQVQVSIEKVGDILQAEPERHAGVTHPNHDVVGAISIRHLHFRHVPGGRPTLEDVSLELPAGQVLGIVGPSGSGKSTLAKLLQRLYEPESGQILIDGVDITEVNAAWLRKRVGVVLQENLLFNRTVHENIALNAPWLTRDRVVALARLAGADGFIRALPMGYDTPIVERGANLSGGQRQRIAIARALANDPRILIFDEATSALDYESEQVIQANMAKIAKGRTVVIIAHRLAAVRHCDSIVGMADGRIVEQGSHEELLQRAHGLYARLWNLQAGVVPQEEPA; this is translated from the coding sequence ATGGTCGAGACCACCGACACGGGCTTGATGGCGCTGACCCTGCTCGCGCGCCGGCAAGGCGTGGCCACCACCGCGGCGCTGCTGGCGCACGACCTGGCCCTGGCCGGCCGCCACGCGAGCAGCGACGAGCTGCTGGTAGCGGCCACGCGGCTGGGCTTGCCGGCGCGGATCGTCCGCCGCAAGGGGCGGCGCTTCCTCCACGACCTGGACGGGCCCGTCATGCTGCGCCTGAAGGAGGGCGGCTACGCGATCCTGCGCAAGCGCAAGGACGGCATCCTGCATTTGCACGATCCGCGTGCGCACGCGGGCCGACCGCTGACCGCCGACGAAATCCTCGAGCGCTGGTCCGGCGAGGCCATCCTGGTGGGGCTGAAGTCCGCCGCCGCCGCCGAGAACCGCACGCTGGGCTTCGCCTGGTTTCTCGACGCCATGCGGCGCTACCGCAAACCGTTCGGGCACGTGGTGGTGGCATCCGTCTTCGTGCAGGTGTTCGCGCTGGTCACGCCGCTGCTGTTCCAGGTGATCATCGACAAGGTGCTGGTCCACAAATCGGTGACCACGCTGTACGTCGTGGCGGCGGCGATGGTGCTGATCGGGCTGTTCGACGTCACCTTGCAGTACCTGCGCTCCTACGTGGTCGCGCACACATCCAGCCGCCTGGACGTGGAGATCGGCTCCAAGCTGCTGCACCGGCTGTTCTCGCTGCCGCTGGCCTATTTCGAAAAGCGCCCGGTGGGGCAGACCATCGCGCGCGTGCGGGAGCTGGAGAACATCCGCGCTTTCCTCACCGGCCCCGGCCTCACCTCGGGCATCGACACGCTGTTCGCGGTGCTGCTGCTGGTGGCCATGCTCGCGTATTCGGCGACCCTGACCGGGATCGTGGTGGCGATGGTGCTGGTGAACGTGTTGACCGTGGCGGTGATCCGCCCGCTGCTGCGGCAGCGCATCCGCGAGAAGTTCTATCACGGCGCCGAGAGCCACCAGTTCCTGGTGGAAGCGGTGGCCGGCGCGCCCACCATCAAGGCCGCCGCGATCGAGCCCCTGGTAGTCCGGCAGTGGGAGGAGAAGCTCGCCACCTACGTGCGCTCGGCCTTCAAGGTGGTGATGCTCAATAACGTCGGGCAGAACATCGTCCTATATCTGAACAAGCTCACCACCGCGCTGATCCTGCTGTTCGGCGCCAGGGCGGCGATCGCCGGCGACATGACGGTCGGCGGCCTGGTGGCCTTCAACATGATTGCCAACCAGCTCCTCGCGCCGGTGGTCAGGCTGTCCAACTTCTGGCAGGAGTTCCAGCAGGTGCAGGTGTCCATCGAGAAGGTGGGCGACATCCTGCAGGCGGAGCCGGAGCGCCACGCAGGCGTGACGCATCCCAACCACGACGTGGTGGGCGCCATTTCCATCCGCCACCTGCACTTCCGGCACGTGCCGGGCGGCCGCCCGACGCTGGAGGACGTCTCGCTGGAGTTGCCGGCGGGGCAGGTGCTGGGCATCGTCGGCCCGTCCGGCTCGGGCAAGTCGACGCTGGCGAAACTGCTGCAGCGGCTCTACGAGCCGGAGAGCGGCCAGATCCTGATCGACGGCGTCGACATCACCGAAGTCAACGCCGCATGGTTGCGCAAGCGCGTGGGCGTGGTGCTGCAGGAGAACCTGCTGTTCAACCGCACCGTGCACGAGAACATCGCCTTGAACGCGCCCTGGCTGACGCGCGATCGCGTGGTCGCGCTGGCCCGGCTCGCCGGCGCCGACGGCTTCATCCGCGCGCTGCCCATGGGCTACGACACGCCCATCGTCGAGCGCGGCGCCAATCTTTCCGGCGGCCAGCGGCAGCGCATCGCCATCGCGCGCGCCCTGGCCAACGATCCGCGCATCCTGATCTTCGACGAGGCCACCAGCGCGCTGGACTACGAGAGCGAACAGGTGATCCAGGCCAACATGGCCAAGATCGCCAAGGGGCGCACGGTCGTCATCATCGCCCACCGCCTGGCCGCCGTGCGCCATTGCGATTCCATCGTGGGCATGGCGGATGGCCGCATCGTGGAGCAGGGCAGCCATGAGGAACTCCTGCAGCGCGCGCATGGCCTCTACGCGCGGCTGTGGAATCTGCAGGCCGGCGTCGTGCCGCAGGAGGAGCCGGCATGA
- a CDS encoding HlyD family type I secretion periplasmic adaptor subunit encodes MKWRRSLDAFRRDRASVGEFLSAARTIVESNPSPVRVGMMLTICTLLVVALLAGFFCRVDIYATARGRIQPQGRSKVVQPVAEGKVARVNVQNGDRVRAGQVLVALEAVDAAAVWRQKSDLKIGLEAQVVRLREAVSAARAATWGGAHPLAFPQDVDGETRRREQSVLDADLAELHATLDLLDAKLQQQIQHERTLSADVAAQQALVHTSGQRVTMHEELAKRGYDSQVQLVNAQEDLNTQAASLANARGGQAEARAEIKVTQAQRAEAISKFILTNSQQLDDSEKKLQQAAQDLVKAQYQLEHTTLVAPIDGTVQEVAVTTIGQVVNAGQQLMTIVPTGSRLEIEAQVLNKDVGFVQAGQAVVVEVDSFPFTRYGTVAGRVLHVSRDAVTSTEVASTESTQNRSVSPEASAAAPLPKMDALVYPVTIALDRSDIVVDGVPRPLTPGMSVVAEIRTGDRRLLEYLLSPVLESIENAGHER; translated from the coding sequence ATGAAGTGGCGCCGCTCGCTCGACGCCTTCCGGCGCGATCGCGCTTCCGTCGGCGAATTTCTCAGCGCGGCGCGCACCATCGTCGAATCCAACCCCTCGCCCGTGCGCGTCGGCATGATGCTGACGATCTGCACGTTGCTGGTGGTGGCGCTGCTGGCGGGCTTCTTCTGCCGCGTGGACATCTACGCCACCGCGCGCGGACGCATCCAGCCGCAGGGCCGCAGCAAAGTCGTACAGCCGGTGGCGGAGGGCAAGGTGGCCAGGGTGAACGTGCAGAACGGCGATCGCGTCCGGGCCGGACAGGTGCTGGTGGCGCTGGAAGCCGTCGATGCGGCGGCGGTCTGGCGCCAGAAAAGCGATCTGAAGATCGGCCTGGAGGCGCAGGTGGTGCGCCTGCGCGAGGCGGTGTCCGCCGCGCGTGCGGCCACGTGGGGCGGCGCGCATCCGCTGGCCTTTCCCCAGGACGTGGATGGCGAGACGCGCCGGCGCGAGCAATCCGTGCTGGATGCCGACCTCGCCGAGCTGCACGCCACGCTCGATCTGCTCGACGCCAAGCTGCAGCAGCAGATCCAGCACGAGCGGACGCTATCGGCGGACGTCGCCGCGCAGCAGGCGCTGGTGCACACCAGCGGGCAGCGCGTGACCATGCACGAGGAGCTGGCCAAACGCGGCTACGACAGCCAGGTGCAGCTGGTCAACGCGCAGGAGGACCTCAACACCCAGGCCGCGAGCCTCGCCAATGCGAGGGGCGGGCAGGCGGAGGCGCGCGCCGAGATCAAGGTGACCCAGGCGCAGCGGGCCGAGGCGATCTCCAAGTTCATCCTCACCAACAGCCAGCAGCTCGACGACAGCGAGAAGAAGCTGCAGCAGGCCGCGCAGGACCTGGTCAAGGCGCAGTACCAGCTCGAACACACCACGCTCGTGGCCCCCATCGATGGCACCGTGCAGGAAGTGGCCGTCACCACCATCGGGCAGGTCGTCAACGCGGGCCAGCAATTGATGACCATCGTGCCGACCGGCTCGCGGCTGGAGATCGAGGCGCAGGTGCTGAACAAGGACGTCGGCTTCGTGCAGGCGGGCCAGGCCGTGGTAGTGGAGGTGGACAGCTTCCCCTTCACTCGTTACGGCACGGTGGCGGGCCGCGTACTGCATGTATCGCGCGATGCCGTCACCAGCACCGAAGTGGCCTCCACCGAATCCACGCAGAACCGCTCGGTGTCGCCCGAGGCGTCCGCGGCCGCGCCGCTGCCGAAGATGGACGCGCTGGTCTATCCGGTGACCATCGCACTGGACCGGTCGGACATCGTCGTGGATGGTGTGCCGCGTCCGTTGACGCCGGGCATGTCCGTCGTGGCCGAGATCCGCACCGGCGACCGCCGCCTGCTCGAATACCTGCTCTCTCCCGTGCTCGAGTCGATCGAGAACGCGGGGCACGAACGCTGA
- a CDS encoding sulfotransferase, whose product MDKGIHFISGMPRSGTTLLAAILNQNPHFHAGMSTPVAAMFGALQTTMSGKSEFHPFIDDDKRSHVLRGIFSSYYADIHADKTVFDTNRSWTSKLPALARIFEQARIVVCVRSIVAIIESIERIAQQNPLEPSRMFGYSAKGNIYSRADTLLSPEGLVGAAYNGLKEAFYGAHSDRIVVVPYESLVRDPEKTLRGIYAFLGLEYFPHDFDNLAYSADEFDRRLGVPGLHRIKPRVEAQERERIVPPDLAYRYIESAFWEREGANPKRVRIL is encoded by the coding sequence ATGGACAAGGGCATTCACTTCATTTCCGGCATGCCGCGCTCCGGCACGACCTTGCTGGCGGCCATCCTCAACCAGAACCCGCATTTCCACGCGGGCATGAGCACGCCGGTGGCAGCGATGTTCGGCGCCTTGCAGACCACCATGAGCGGCAAGAGCGAGTTCCATCCGTTCATCGACGACGACAAGCGTTCGCACGTGCTGCGCGGCATCTTTTCCAGCTATTACGCCGACATCCATGCCGACAAGACGGTGTTCGACACCAACCGCTCGTGGACGAGCAAGCTGCCCGCATTGGCTCGGATCTTCGAGCAGGCCAGGATCGTGGTGTGCGTGCGTTCGATCGTGGCGATCATCGAAAGCATCGAGCGCATCGCCCAGCAGAATCCGCTGGAGCCGTCGCGCATGTTCGGCTATTCCGCCAAGGGCAACATCTACTCCCGCGCCGATACGCTGCTGAGCCCGGAGGGGCTGGTGGGCGCGGCCTACAACGGCCTGAAGGAGGCGTTCTACGGCGCGCACAGCGACCGCATCGTGGTGGTGCCGTACGAGTCGCTGGTGCGCGATCCGGAGAAGACGCTGCGCGGCATCTACGCCTTCCTCGGCTTGGAGTATTTCCCGCACGATTTCGACAACCTCGCCTACAGCGCGGACGAGTTCGATCGCCGCCTTGGCGTGCCCGGCCTGCACCGGATCAAGCCGCGTGTCGAAGCGCAGGAGCGCGAGCGCATCGTGCCGCCGGACCTGGCATATCGCTATATCGAGAGCGCGTTCTGGGAACGCGAGGGCGCCAATCCCAAGAGGGTGCGCATCCTATGA
- a CDS encoding nucleotidyltransferase domain-containing protein produces the protein MIGSWLERLAVRSARSREDGGAVVAAAPDGAAPDAAAMSSARRWLYEAAYPGAGEPAKAGRIGRDEAIDLARDFALAHFPGVAAVFGFGSAFNGGFRPYSDIDLVIALPRGRFLRNRCLLHRGVPMELHVFGLEGADRVIGFARRSGNASVLLPIAQGEVLLDQYLIADEIKRRFAQAYEAGPEPAPATAIHALRHMITTQLLDLAGGLSPEEATASALSVYPLLMRLLYATGQSWRHRGKWAARHGERLMGGLAAKVHAAYRAAMEGDPEPLLALALDVLDRAGGPLWAPHVDEVTFRETA, from the coding sequence ATGATCGGTTCGTGGCTGGAGCGCCTGGCCGTGCGTTCGGCGCGCTCGCGGGAGGATGGTGGCGCCGTCGTCGCTGCGGCACCGGACGGCGCCGCGCCCGATGCGGCAGCGATGTCCTCCGCCCGGCGCTGGCTTTACGAGGCCGCGTATCCCGGCGCGGGCGAGCCGGCGAAGGCGGGGCGGATCGGGCGGGACGAGGCGATCGACCTGGCGAGGGATTTCGCCCTTGCGCACTTTCCCGGCGTCGCGGCGGTGTTCGGTTTCGGTTCCGCGTTCAACGGCGGGTTCCGGCCGTATTCCGACATCGATCTGGTAATCGCCTTGCCGCGCGGCCGCTTCCTGCGGAACCGCTGCCTGTTGCATCGCGGCGTGCCGATGGAGCTGCACGTGTTCGGGCTGGAAGGCGCCGATCGCGTGATCGGTTTCGCGCGCCGCAGCGGCAATGCATCCGTGCTGTTGCCGATCGCCCAGGGCGAAGTGCTGCTCGACCAATACCTCATCGCGGACGAGATCAAGCGCCGCTTCGCGCAGGCGTACGAAGCCGGTCCCGAGCCGGCGCCGGCGACGGCGATCCATGCGTTGCGCCACATGATTACCACGCAGTTGCTCGACCTGGCCGGCGGCCTGTCGCCGGAGGAAGCCACCGCTTCGGCGTTGAGCGTGTATCCGCTGCTGATGCGGCTGCTGTATGCCACCGGCCAGAGCTGGCGCCATCGCGGCAAGTGGGCCGCGCGGCACGGCGAGCGGCTCATGGGCGGCCTGGCCGCGAAGGTCCATGCCGCTTATCGCGCCGCGATGGAGGGCGATCCGGAGCCCTTGCTCGCGCTGGCGCTCGATGTGCTCGATCGCGCGGGTGGCCCGCTCTGGGCGCCGCATGTCGATGAGGTGACGTTCCGGGAGACCGCCTGA